The DNA sequence TTTCTTCCGATTTCAAGAAATATTGCGAAAAATTACAGCactaaacataaataaattaaataattaaaaacccgAAAGAAGACTGACCCCAAAATCCCATCGTTCCTGAATTGTTGTCTCGCACAGCGACGCTCCGAAGTTTTTCTAAAACCCTGGCAAAACCCTCTCGCAGCTcttaaaaccctaattctacCCTGGTGTTCGAGTCACCCGCGGTAGCACGGTTATTACATGCAACAGGGTTCACGGAAGCACAGGTGGCGTCAGGAGACTTGACGCACGAAATTAACATTTAAACCCcaacacccaaaaaaaaaaaaaaaccaaaaaaaggtTGGCGTAATCAATTGAGAAGTGGGCCAGTTTTCCAAAAACCGACGAAATATGCGGGGTCTTCAATGGGCTCCATCTCAACCCATTTGTAGACTTTTTGGGCTGGTGATCCAGTACAATTTGGTGGAGTTAGCTTAATGTTGTTTTTTGTCTCGCAATTACACGATTACGTAGTGTTATTAATTCAAGCGTTATAATATGGTTAGAAAGTATACTCGATTTTTTTCTTGATAATTcaatgtttttaattattttgacaTGACAGGAGAGAATTTAAGCTCTTGTGTAAGGAGACAGGCACATTCTCCTAACCAATTAACTTAATTCACATACTCAGATTACAAAAGTAGTAAGTTCGAAAGAAATTGACTATTTGAACTACGGCCTCCTAAGTTTGGAAAAAATAGAAACTACAGCCTAACGACATTTATCTATCCGTATAAGTGGGAAGTATCAAATTTAACTCATTTATATGGCAAGTTCAAAAACCAGTTATTATGAATGACTAATTTTGGGACTTAGTTTGAAATCCCAGTATTCAATGAGTAAAATTGACTTAGGGTCAGTTTGGGATTGTTGTGCTTGTTTTTTAAAACTGCTTATGTTGTGCTTTAAGAATAATTCGCTGTAAAACAAAGCAATTGAGCTTTTAATAAACTGCATTTTTTAAAGTATTGtgagtataaaaaaataaaaataaaaataaaataaaataaaaaaaaaacaatgtaaaaGCGTGATAAATTTTAAAGATGGCATGAGTGGTTAGATTTTGTAGTTGTAAGTGGTGATACAAGAATTGAAAATGTTGCTAGAAtgataaataatgtcattttttaaattaatgaaGGTATTACAAGAGTTGAAAATATTCATCAAAACTTCAACTCCGTTTTTTAATAAAACAGCTTATAAAAACAACTTACATGATGTTTTTAAAAACTAACGTCTGGAGGTCATTAAAGTTAGATATTTTAAActgattaaacatttttttgttGCTTAACTTTAAAACGAAAccgttttgataaaaaaaattaataataacaaTATCAAATGGGACCTAGTCCTACATCATTAATGTTAAAAATAGAGAGTAGTTCAATGTTTTGAAGATATTAAGAAAACAATTTAGAGGAGCCGAATAACGTACAGTTAAAGGTATTCCAAttattaaattcatcaaaaagtTTATTCCATACGATTAGGGTTGGGTTCCACCCAAGACATATGAAACTCGTGTACAAATTAATGttggaaagaaaataatgaaCTGAAACctaattattagtttaatggGAAGTAATTATAAGGGTGGTGTATTGGAATCTTGAAAATACTTTCTCtatattttttatgtaaatCTTGGTAAAGACCTATGATTCCATGTTTGAACTCTTATTTTCTAAACTTTAATATTGTTTTGTGGGAAAAATAACCTACCACCAACGAATATACTTCTTTTATAGTTCATAAACTCGATATATATTCCTTATCTAGTGTTTGGAAAAGTTGTTAATATAGGAATATCGTCACACAATATTATCAGTTCACGTGTTTTAGTGATGTAGAACGGATGATTTAGTGGATTAAAGACGAAATGAACCGAAGGAAGACAAAAGAACGTGGCGGAAATTTATAGATTTGACGTTCGAGCTCCGTTTTGGACACAAAATATAATACCTTTCTGAAATGAGTACGGAGTTCCAATTCAACACACGACTTTGCCCAGATGTATGATGGATTAAAGTCATCTGAGGTCGTTTAAACTTTCAAAACCGCCtttgaaagtttgtaataaaaatcgaactttttgttttatgttcGATTTACCTTTTTAACATATCCTGAGACTCCCTTGACTTTCCCAAGAGTCGACTTAAGTCTATTTAAGCCTTATGACTGCTATTGTAATCAACATTCatgaactaataaaaaaaataaacctctCTGTTTTCTTTATAACCTGATGGATTCCAGCTTACTGATTCTTGGACTTATGTTTGTATCCCATTTACCATGCTGGTGTTGCGTCATATAATATGCATGAACTACTTGATCATCCTTTAGGATGGATCCATCAATCAACGTGTTGtaatattaataaattgttTATTCTACATTATTGGTGGGATTTGAttacaaacaatatttttaCTCAACACTAGCCTAAAAAGATAGGGAAGTGTTTGAACCAGAATGCAGTGATACGTTCTACTAGTCTAGAAAAATCCAAAACTAATATAGTAGTATATGTTACAAAATCATGTTTCCCTACTGAAAAAAGAATAGCAAGTATTGCtgaaaaacaaataacaaatgcACGCGTGTCTCATtgagtaaaattaaaaacaagagagttttaacgaaaagctcatggtactgttcattttaacgaaaaaccaaatttttacattaaaaagtcaatcttggtactattcattttaccctttattttgtccttaccgttaaaactcaaagttttcaaaccattttaattagttttccttaaaaacaatgatttgatatttgtcCATTTATGATTAAGTTTCAACAGCATTTTCTGCTCTGCTTTCGACATCAAAGCATGATTCTATcttaaaaccctttgaaaatgaaacctcatttttttttttatgatggaAAGACAAAATGAATAAATGCAGAAACTTGGTATCTGTAATTCAAATGCAGTTTGTGATCCATATCATCTTTTTCAACATTCTCCAACCTTGAAATAGACCTTAGATCTAAAATTATGTCATATGTAAAAAGCTTTAGGTTGGATAGATCATAGCACTCATATGCTTTAGGTGAAGATGCCATCTCCTCTTACTCAAATAATTAAGCATACTTTTTTGACTTTTCACATCCACACCACATATACCTACTGCAGTTAAACATAATTGTACAAATACGGTGTTATTTATACATTTGTTTTTATCTCACACACTACtattaatttctgtcatttgtcATTTTCAACTCACTCGATCTAAGGCCCGGAACTTGAGAGGagcatgtaaaaaataaaaaaaatatgtgtgaatagcataacccttatatatatatattctttatttttataaaatcaaTACCACTTTTATAAGTACAATAAACAAATGTTACTACATTCATGaacttctccttttctttttttttggaaattttcttgcaatttgttctccccttttttatttttattattttgaaatcatccaataaaaataattaaacaaaaagtaGTGATATATTTATGGGTCACCCTTGTAACCACTTCACCAAACTTTCAAGTATGATGATCACATTACCAcaatcaaataatttttcttgtttgacAAACGATATCACATTATCACAATCAAATAGTTAACTGGTTCCACTTTGATGCTTAATATTTCAAGTCTTGATCATCATATATATAGATCCCTATATAATCATACTGGACTagctaaatttttaatttaaaacgGTTAAAGTGAATATATTAAGAAAATTGGGGTTTCACCGTCAAACTAATTGACTATATAGAGAGTAACCCAATTACATATAAGTATATGCAAGGTTCCTCTATTCCTCGATGTGAGATTCACTATCAACATGTTCCCTCACCTGTAGCAAATTTTCAAGCCTtacacgtgaacaacacaaatgaGGTGACGCAGAGCATGTGTTACTGTTGGGCTTTACACATGGAATAATTTGCTATAacaccatgaagaaagttgaggttccaccataaaagtAATTGAGAATATTGGGAGTAGCCCAATTACTTATGTTTGCACGCACCATACTTCACCAATCTCGAAATTACCGAGCACTTGTCAACGTTATAAATTCGAAGACCTACTAAAGAGGTCATGCTAAAGCACCCATGCCAAAGCACATGAATTTCTCTCCAACCAGGAGACCAATCACAACGCGACACATGTCAACACTAGAATAAATCTTCTAGTCCCAGATCGACCGTAGATGAAAAAAAGGGACTCTCCTCAACTATGAAAGAAGATTATTCTCCCCCCAATTGATCCCTAATTATCTTATTCTACTTAGTTAATCTATTATTAGTATATGATCTTATTCTACTTAGTTAATCTATTATTAGTACCCACTAAATGATGACTATGTCTAAACCCTTGTATCATGTAACTCTACATTATTAATGAAAGTTCCTCCATCATGGTGGACGTAGCCCAACTTAAGGTGAACCATGTATATCTTGTGTTTGTTTCATTTGTCTCTTATTTCTTTACATATTCTTTACATACTATCATCACTAGGTAATAGAAGCAACCTAGAGAGGGTCACATCTCGACACTTTGCATTGTTTCAAAGTCAAATCggttttgtgcatcaacaactTATAAGCATATATAAGGTCTCTCATTACCTCGACATGGAATTCACTATCAACATGTATAATATGCAAGAATCCGACATATGATACATATTAGACTTCCCAACTAtctatcaaaaattaaaataaaaacaatacaCATGATACATGACAATGTACATATGTAAACAATGTTGATGTATTTTATTCCTCTAACAATGGAATCTGAACTTGAATGGTAACAAACACAATAAGAGGAAAGAAAAACAATACTATGCATCCGTCcataggatatatatatatatacaatgtaTAATGGTATAAAAGGATATAATATATAGTACTACAATCTCCACAAAAACGGAAAGGAGCAATAACATAGAAAGGAAATGACATCTTATTTATTACTgttgaatgagtttaaattttaagatttatgTCTATTTACTAtacaattctcaaaatttaaactcatctaatagTGATAAATAGGACAGTGAGTATCATCATCGTTTAATAGTGGTGAACAAAAATATCCCAAAGTAAAAGAGAgaaatgaaagtataaatatagAATCCCAagtaaaaataatgaaaacccATTATCTACAGCCTTGcgtatttaagaaatatttgTGCAAAActcatgtttatttatttgtttattttttatacgtGAATGATGAATACTATAATTGAATTATGAGCCTTAAAAAATTGATTACCGAACTACAAATGTTAATATAAAAACTGTACAATATGAATTACAAAGTTTCAATCAATTAACGTCTTGCACTTACCACAACAAAATTTCATTATAAGCTAAAGAAAATCTCCAATCAAGAAGCATAGAAGGTAATTTTGAAATTCCGAAAAAAGGAAGCACAATTTCTTCCATTTCTGTCAAACACTAAGAAATTCCAAGCACTTTTAGACATTGACAAAAATTCTCACAGAGcagaaaaaatggaaataaaaaaacaaaaaaatagaaaaaaatttgtTGGTCAGAAgaataaatagaaaaagatCTTTATATTTTTTGATCATGTCGAATAAAattctctcccttctttcttcactctctcactttctctctctagagtcTGCAGAGTCTGCGCTATATGAATGTCTCCGTACTCCCTCATTTCTGTTGTGTGATGAAGGTGCAGTTGAGCAGTTTTGCAGCTGAGTCTTGAGTATTTCACAAACCTCCCACCATTAAAGCTCAATTGAAAAGCTTCAAGCTTCCATTTTTTTCCACTCTTTTCACTCTTTTCACTCCCCAAGATCGCCATGGAAATGGACCTCCGCTTCAATCCGAACCCGAACCCGAACCCAAATCCCATTTCGCCGCGGCCTTCACTTTCCGGCTAAATGCCCGGAACCTACCTCCGTGAGAGACCAACCTCACCAAAAAGCTTGGTTCTTTCACTGAAAGCCGACCACTTCACTCACTCACTGTGTCACTCACACTCCCCAATTTCAACTCGTTTGCTTCAATGGCTTCTACAAACTCAACCCCCACCGACCCATCTCTCTCGCCGGACGACATAGCCGCTAGGGCCCTCAACCGGCGATTCGAAAGCCTGGTGACTGTTCGAACAAAGGCCATAAAGGGGAAAGGAGCTTGGTACTGGGCTCACTTGGAGCCCATTCTCGTTCGCGCCCCCAACTCCAACCTTCCCAAGGCCGTCAAGCTCAAGTGCTCCCTCTGCGACGCCGTCTTCTCCGCGTCCAACCCATCCAGAACCGCCTCGGAGCATCTCAAACGGGGTACCTGCCCGAATTTTACCTCTGTTTTGAGACCCAATTCAACTGTGGCGGCTTCGCCGGTTCCCATATCTTCCTTGCCGTCTCCCTCGTCACACAATCACAGAAAGCGGAGCTCGCAAATGGGTATTAGTCCTTCTCCTATTTCTCAAGCTCCTCCTCTTACTAGTCCTACTTCGATTCAGGTTCATTCTTTAGCTATGATCGAGTCTTCCGGCTTCTGCGGTGATCATAATTTCTCACAGTCTCCAAACCCAGTTGGGATTGCGAGAAGTACGGGGGTAGATCAGCACCATTTGGTGTTATCCGGTGGGAAGGAGGATTTGGGTGCTTTGGCAATGTTAGAAAAAAGTGTGAAGAAACTTAAGAGTCCCAAAGCTTCTCCTGGTGCCACTCTTAGTAAGGAGCAGATTGATTCTGCACTTGAATTACTGTCTGAGTGGTTCTATGAGTCATGTGGGTCGGTCTCGTTTTCGAGCCTCGAGCATCCCAAGTTCAGGGCTTTCCTTAGCCAGGTGGGCTTGCCTGCATTGTTGCAGCGCGAGCTTTCGGGTGCTCGACTTGATGCTAAGTTTGATGAGGTGAAAGCTGAGTCTGAAGCTAGGATTAGAGATGCAATGTTTTTTCAAGTTGCTTCTGATGGGTGGAAAAGCAGGGATTCTTGTGGGGAGGAGAATGTTGTTAAGTTCACGGTTAATCTTCCGAATGGGATTAGTGTTTTCCAGAAGGCAGTGTTTACTGGCGGGTCAGTTCCAACGAAATATGCAGAAGAGGTGTTGTGGGACTCAGTTACCGGTATATGTGGGAATGCTGTGCAGCGTTGCGTGGGGATAGTTGCGGACAAGTATAAGGCCAAGGCACTGAGGAATTTGGAGACTCAGAACCATTGGATGGTGAACGTCTCCTGTCAGCTTCAGGGGTTCATGTCTTTGATTAAGGATTTTAACAAAGAGCTTCCATTGTTCAGGGTTGTCATTGAAAATTGCTTAAAGGTTGCGAATTTTGTAGATAGCACCTCTGAGGTTAGGCAGGCTTTCGAGAAGTACAAGATGCAAGAGTTTGAATATGCTGGGTTGATCCAAATTCCTTCGCCCAAATGTGATACCTCAAAGAACTTTGCACCTGTCTATGCAATGCTGGAGGATATATTGAGCTGTGCCCGCATACTCCAAATGGTTGTCTTGGATGATTTCTATAAGGCGATATGTCTGGAGGATCCAATTGCAAGGGAAGTTGCAGGGATGATTCAAACTGAAGGTTTTTGGAATGAATTAGAGGCGGTTTATTCACTTGTTAAGATGATCAGGGGGACGACTCAGGAGATTGAGGCTGAGAGGCCATTACTTGGGCAATGCCTGCCCCTTTGGGAAGAATTGAGAACAAAAGTAAAGGATTGGTGTGCCAAATTCAACATTGTTGAAGGTCCTGTTGAGAAAATAGTTGAAAAACGATTCAGAAAGAACTACCACCCAGCATGGTCGGCTGCATTTATACTTGACCCGATATACTTGATGAGGGACACTAGTGGAAAGTATCTTCCACCATTCAAGTGCTTGACGCACGAGCAGGAGAAGGATGTAGATAAGCTCATTACGAGGTTGGTTTCCAGGGAAGAAGCTCATGTTGCATTGATGGAGCTCATGAAATGGAGAACAGAAGGAATGGACCCGCTGTATGCTCAGGCAGTTCAGGTTAAACAGCGAGATCCTGTAACTGGAAAGATGAAAATGGCAAACCCGCAGAGCAGCAGACTTGTGTGGGAAACTTGTCTAAGTGAGTTAAAGACATTGGGGAGGGTTGCAGTGCGACTTATCTTCCTCCATGCAACCTCATGTGGATTTAAGTGCAATTGGTCTTTCATGAAATGGATTCGTGTACATAGGCACTCAAGGGTAGGCCTGGAAAAGGTGCAGAAGATGATATTTATTGCAGCTCATGCCAAACTTGAGAGAAGGGATCTTTCTAGTGAGGAAGAAAAGGAAGCAGAGCTGTTTGGGACTGCAGACATTGAGGATGACATGCTGACTGAGGTCTTTTCCGGTGCACCCACAGtgtaatgtttttctttttgactcCTCTAGGATTCTGTAACTCTAGGATTTATTGAATTCTTTcctctctttttgttttctcttctaGTTATACTTCACATGTAGTTAAAAGATTTCAGTGTTATTGCTGGAAGGGAAGGTTAATGTGAAGGAATTTTGAACATTGTATTACTGAAACTGGCATATCTTCATGATTCTAATGAAATAGTCAATCTCTTGCCAA is a window from the Pyrus communis chromosome 16, drPyrComm1.1, whole genome shotgun sequence genome containing:
- the LOC137720804 gene encoding uncharacterized protein, coding for MASTNSTPTDPSLSPDDIAARALNRRFESLVTVRTKAIKGKGAWYWAHLEPILVRAPNSNLPKAVKLKCSLCDAVFSASNPSRTASEHLKRGTCPNFTSVLRPNSTVAASPVPISSLPSPSSHNHRKRSSQMGISPSPISQAPPLTSPTSIQVHSLAMIESSGFCGDHNFSQSPNPVGIARSTGVDQHHLVLSGGKEDLGALAMLEKSVKKLKSPKASPGATLSKEQIDSALELLSEWFYESCGSVSFSSLEHPKFRAFLSQVGLPALLQRELSGARLDAKFDEVKAESEARIRDAMFFQVASDGWKSRDSCGEENVVKFTVNLPNGISVFQKAVFTGGSVPTKYAEEVLWDSVTGICGNAVQRCVGIVADKYKAKALRNLETQNHWMVNVSCQLQGFMSLIKDFNKELPLFRVVIENCLKVANFVDSTSEVRQAFEKYKMQEFEYAGLIQIPSPKCDTSKNFAPVYAMLEDILSCARILQMVVLDDFYKAICLEDPIAREVAGMIQTEGFWNELEAVYSLVKMIRGTTQEIEAERPLLGQCLPLWEELRTKVKDWCAKFNIVEGPVEKIVEKRFRKNYHPAWSAAFILDPIYLMRDTSGKYLPPFKCLTHEQEKDVDKLITRLVSREEAHVALMELMKWRTEGMDPLYAQAVQVKQRDPVTGKMKMANPQSSRLVWETCLSELKTLGRVAVRLIFLHATSCGFKCNWSFMKWIRVHRHSRVGLEKVQKMIFIAAHAKLERRDLSSEEEKEAELFGTADIEDDMLTEVFSGAPTVTGFS